In Antennarius striatus isolate MH-2024 chromosome 8, ASM4005453v1, whole genome shotgun sequence, a single window of DNA contains:
- the LOC137599854 gene encoding uncharacterized protein — protein MEPDSETEESFSENRDVGIHSHTDAAQAECSIFTETDEHNIVVDNVSPLRDSLVSAGKPQAAVDSQELQSVIPQCEGDDPFNAEAEEQKIICPAQDRNRPNQTLIQTPADERTSDPFLYEERKLFEMTRGGAIDMTRSNEEEEGHPFFHIGEHPVDEVVAEEKEGGQCMSLIFENRNSNTDLSHGKIPQSLLTQVDDDNISSHKSRTLVQPSVDKTENMVQLCDIDIGSSVEVQLCSPNALERQSPIQSEDGNLKSLGLEYLDSTIADLQSDKSTVGHRVHSVHCHDSSDSSTDDEKEEGDEEEDQCTVIEMPFEVKHGNMSSYHQDSSPPLSITSTGTIKEEMALEESQIFVFDQIEAKVGKSSTLNSRSRSETDFTCNVSNKDSRTYSDSSQPTRKYKPFASKICVMTDPKPLAQIVSSSSPQKNDIQLSNFTETSVWDTSIDTESSESHRSPDSVIFAYDAPPSRRSNSECNPLMVVHPSCGTEDVFESKAAQDDMEENQRGRTIDEQNPACMPGMARPTWAASFLSRLSNRNNLLPFPENIQ, from the coding sequence ATGGAACCTGATTCAGAGACTGAGGAGTCATTCTCTGAAAATAGAGATGTTGGAATACACAGTCATACTGATGCAGCACAAGCTGAATGTTCCATATTCACTGAGACAGATGAGCACAATATAGTCGTTGACAATGTGTCTCCACTGAGAGATAGTTTAGTGTCTGCTGGCAAACCCCAAGCTGCTGTAGACAGTCAAGAACTACAGTCTGTTATTCCACAGTGTGAGGGTGATGACCCCTTCAATGCTGAGGCTGAGGAACAGAAAATTATTTGTCCTGCACAAGACAGAAATAGACCTAATCAAACACTAATCCAAACACCAGCTGATGAGAGGACCTCTGATCCATTTCTGTATGAAGAAAGGAAGCTATTCGAAATGACCAGAGGGGGAGCCATTGATATGACTAGATctaatgaagaagaggaaggacatCCCTTTTTTCACATAGGTGAACATCCAGTTGATGAAGTTGTGgcagaggagaaagagggaggtcAGTGTATGTCTTTAATATTTGAGAACCGCAATTCCAACACAGATTTATCCCATGGAAAAATCCCACAGTCACTTCTTACTCAAGTTGATGATGATAATATTTCTTCTCACAAATCCAGGACTCTTGTTCAACCTTCTGTTGACAAGACAGAGAATATGGTCCAATTGTGTGACATTGACATTGGTAGCTCAGTAGAGGTTCAGCTTTGTTCCCCCAATGCTTTGGAGAGACAATCCCCTATTCAAAGTGAAGATGGAAACCTCAAAAGTCTTGGTCTTGAATATCTAGACTCCACCATAGCTGACCTTCAGTCAGACAAATCCACAGTTGGCCATAGAGTTCACTCAGTACATTGCCATGACTCCTCAGACTCCTCGACTGATGatgagaaggaggaaggagatgaagaagaggaccAATGTACAGTCATAGAGATGCCCTTTGAAGTTAAACATGGAAATATGTCATCTTACCATCAGGATTCATCCCCACCTTTATCAATCACATCCACAGGAACAATTAAAGAGGAAATGGCCTTGGAAGAGTCAcagatatttgtttttgatCAGATTGAAGCAAAAGTTGGAAAAAGTTCAACTTTGAATTCTAGATCTAGATCTGAGACTGATTTCACATGTAATGTCTCAAATAAAGACAGTAGGACATATTCGGACAGTAGTCAACCCACAAGGAAATATAAGCCTTTCGCCTCAAAAATCTGTGTCATGACAGATCCAAAACCTCTTGCTCAAATtgtctcatcctcctctcctcaaaAGAACGACATCCAACTCTCTAATTTTACAGAAACATCAGTCTGGGATACTTCGATAGACACTGAAAGCAGTGAAAGTCACAGGAGTCCAGATTCTGTTATTTTTGCATATGATGCGCCACCTTCACGCAGATCCAATTCTGAATGCAATCCATTGATGGTTGTGCATCCGTCTTGTGGAACTGAAGATGTATTTGAATCCAAAGCTGCTCAGGATGACATGGAAGAAAATCAGAGGGGGAGAACCATTGATGAGCAAAATCCAGCATGTATGCCAGGTATGGCCAGACCTACATGGgctgcttccttcctttctcgTCTTTCCAACAGAAACAACCTCTTGCCCTTTCCTGAGAATATACAGTAA